From the Rhodoferax sp. WC2427 genome, one window contains:
- a CDS encoding response regulator — protein sequence MLIPSLMTHTAPRVLIAESHAETLLQCAEAVQGDAQLSLAAAVSTGAAAIAMMDQCTPDVVVVDLLLQDMPAVQVIRHVAWHFPQADIVVLAQFGDDEQVLQCIEAGATAYLFKDSAAECLAQSIHLWREGSAPISPGMARRVLGRFHLRLGTGTGSAWAFPLRESTHPLSACEAGILRWIARGMSLEQVGALAAHPQQGVLAHVKKIYRKLAAHARGESLADTDASDIQIVALGSASNRRAQALPSPRFSFFK from the coding sequence ATGCTGATCCCATCGTTGATGACCCACACCGCGCCCCGTGTGTTGATTGCCGAAAGCCATGCCGAGACCCTGCTGCAGTGCGCCGAGGCGGTGCAGGGCGACGCGCAGCTCAGTCTGGCCGCCGCCGTGTCCACCGGCGCTGCCGCCATTGCCATGATGGACCAGTGCACGCCCGACGTGGTGGTGGTCGATCTGCTGCTGCAGGACATGCCCGCCGTCCAGGTGATCCGCCACGTGGCCTGGCATTTTCCGCAGGCCGACATCGTGGTGCTGGCCCAGTTTGGCGACGACGAGCAGGTGCTGCAGTGCATTGAGGCCGGGGCCACCGCCTATTTGTTCAAGGACAGTGCCGCCGAATGCCTGGCGCAGAGCATCCACCTGTGGCGCGAGGGCAGCGCCCCCATCAGCCCCGGCATGGCGCGCCGGGTGTTGGGGCGCTTTCACCTGCGGCTGGGCACGGGCACCGGCTCGGCCTGGGCGTTTCCGCTGCGCGAATCGACCCACCCGCTGAGCGCCTGCGAGGCCGGCATCTTGCGTTGGATTGCCCGCGGCATGAGCCTGGAGCAGGTTGGTGCGCTGGCCGCCCACCCGCAGCAGGGCGTGCTGGCGCATGTGAAAAAAATCTACCGCAAGCTGGCCGCCCACGCGCGCGGCGAGAGCCTGGCGGACACCGACGCATCCGACATCCAGATCGTGGCCCTGGGTTCTGCCAGCAACCGGCGCGCCCAGGCCCTGCCATCCCCCCGATTTTCATTTTTCAAATAA
- a CDS encoding pseudouridine synthase, with product MNLPTRDGVGPSTVGLPGGNWPTVIDFFAERFPTVERTVWLQRMHDGLVLDEQALPVPPTAAYRPHTRLYYYRHLPIEPRIPFEATVLFQDAHLVVVDKPHFLPTLPAGRFVQETLLVRLKQSLGIDTLAPLHRLDRETAGVALFAIQPDERAAYHALFKQREVHKHYEAIAPWRANLAGVYRSQIVPGEPFFRYKEMPGEPNSETHMALVERLGEWARYRLSPITGRTHQLRVHMAALGVAIRNDRFYPEVVNIADDDYTAPLQLLARSIAFTDPVTGQARRFDSARSLSV from the coding sequence GTGAACCTTCCCACCCGTGATGGCGTGGGCCCCAGCACCGTCGGCCTGCCCGGCGGTAATTGGCCCACCGTCATCGATTTCTTCGCAGAGCGTTTTCCCACTGTGGAGCGCACCGTCTGGCTGCAGCGCATGCACGACGGGCTGGTGCTGGACGAACAGGCCTTGCCGGTGCCGCCCACTGCCGCCTACCGCCCGCACACCCGGCTGTACTACTACCGGCACCTGCCCATAGAGCCGCGCATTCCGTTCGAGGCGACGGTCTTGTTCCAGGACGCGCACCTGGTGGTGGTGGACAAGCCGCATTTCCTGCCCACCCTGCCCGCGGGGCGGTTTGTGCAGGAGACGCTGCTGGTGCGGCTCAAGCAATCGCTGGGCATCGACACCTTGGCCCCGCTGCACCGGCTGGACCGCGAAACCGCCGGGGTGGCGCTGTTTGCCATCCAGCCAGACGAGCGGGCGGCCTACCACGCGCTGTTCAAACAGCGCGAAGTGCACAAACACTACGAGGCGATTGCGCCCTGGCGCGCCAATTTGGCCGGCGTGTACCGCAGCCAGATCGTGCCCGGCGAGCCGTTTTTTCGCTACAAAGAGATGCCGGGCGAGCCCAATTCCGAAACCCATATGGCCCTGGTGGAGCGCCTGGGCGAGTGGGCGCGCTACCGGCTGTCGCCCATCACGGGCCGTACCCACCAGCTGCGGGTGCACATGGCGGCGCTGGGCGTGGCCATCCGCAACGACCGCTTCTACCCCGAGGTGGTCAACATTGCCGATGACGATTACACGGCCCCCTTGCAATTGCTGGCCCGCTCCATCGCCTTTACCGACCCGGTAACCGGGCAGGCGCGGCGCTTTGACAGCGCCAGAAGCCTCAGCGTATGA
- the trmB gene encoding tRNA (guanosine(46)-N7)-methyltransferase TrmB, translated as MHTELPPEIAPAPSPAAPAHHKTIKSFVLRTGRTTVGQAKAFETLGPQFLLPYRNAPLDLEATFGRSAPTILEIGFGMGEATASIAALLPEKNFLCCEVHTPGVGALLKRIGEEGQTNIRICQHDAVEVLDHMLPPGCLDGVHVFFPDPWHKKKHNKRRLLQAPLVAKLAARLKIGGYLHCATDWQNYAEQILEVLSAEPLLKNTAADYAPKPEYRPLTKFENRGIKLGHGVWDVVFQRV; from the coding sequence ATGCACACCGAACTCCCTCCCGAAATCGCCCCTGCCCCTAGCCCAGCCGCCCCCGCCCACCACAAAACCATCAAGAGCTTCGTGCTGCGCACCGGCCGCACCACGGTCGGCCAGGCCAAGGCGTTTGAAACCCTGGGGCCGCAGTTCCTGCTGCCCTACCGCAACGCGCCGCTGGACCTGGAGGCCACGTTTGGCCGCAGCGCCCCAACCATCCTGGAAATCGGCTTTGGCATGGGCGAGGCCACGGCCAGCATTGCCGCGCTGTTGCCCGAGAAGAACTTTCTGTGCTGCGAAGTGCACACGCCGGGCGTGGGCGCGCTGCTCAAACGCATCGGCGAAGAGGGGCAAACCAATATCCGCATCTGCCAGCACGATGCCGTGGAGGTGCTGGACCACATGCTGCCGCCCGGCTGCCTGGACGGTGTGCACGTCTTCTTCCCCGACCCCTGGCACAAAAAGAAGCACAACAAGCGCCGCCTGCTGCAAGCCCCGCTGGTGGCCAAACTGGCCGCGCGCTTGAAAATCGGCGGCTACCTGCACTGCGCCACCGACTGGCAAAACTACGCCGAGCAGATCCTGGAAGTGCTCAGCGCCGAGCCGCTGCTGAAAAACACCGCCGCCGACTACGCGCCCAAGCCCGAATACCGCCCGCTCACCAAGTTCGAAAACCGCGGCATCAAGCTGGGCCACGGCGTGTGGGATGTGGTGTTCCAACGGGTGTGA
- the gluQRS gene encoding tRNA glutamyl-Q(34) synthetase GluQRS: MPKSAYIGRFAPSPTGPLHAGSLVAALASWLDARAHGGTWLVRIEDVDTPRCLPGMDALILQQLAACGLHPDAPPTYQSQRGPRYQQALDQLVASGWAYPCACSRKEIEIACAALGQVRGRNAELVYPGTCRSGLLGRPARAWRLRTDAFKENWPPALIPSAQAAIKSIVDGVLTWHDRQLGLQQQNLPKEVGDFVLRRADGLWAYQLAVVVDDAAQGITHVVRGQDLADNTPRQIWLQQALGLPTPQYLHTPLVLGPNGEKLSKQNGAQALDVAQPLAALNAAAQVLGLAACGGDVASALAQWVGQWKCK, encoded by the coding sequence TTGCCTAAAAGCGCTTACATCGGACGGTTCGCGCCGTCCCCCACGGGCCCGCTGCATGCGGGCTCTTTGGTTGCGGCCCTGGCCAGCTGGCTCGATGCCCGCGCCCATGGCGGCACCTGGCTGGTGCGTATCGAAGACGTGGACACCCCGCGCTGCCTGCCCGGCATGGACGCGCTGATCCTGCAGCAGCTCGCCGCCTGCGGCCTGCACCCGGACGCGCCGCCCACCTACCAGTCGCAGCGCGGTCCCCGGTACCAGCAGGCGCTGGACCAGCTGGTCGCCAGCGGCTGGGCCTACCCCTGTGCCTGCTCGCGCAAAGAGATCGAGATCGCCTGCGCCGCCCTGGGCCAGGTGCGCGGCCGCAATGCCGAACTGGTCTACCCCGGCACCTGCCGCAGCGGCCTGTTGGGTCGGCCTGCGCGGGCCTGGCGGCTGCGTACCGATGCATTTAAAGAAAATTGGCCTCCAGCGCTTATTCCATCAGCGCAAGCAGCTATCAAATCCATAGTAGATGGAGTTTTGACCTGGCACGACCGCCAGCTCGGCCTGCAGCAGCAAAACCTGCCCAAAGAGGTCGGCGACTTTGTACTGCGCCGCGCCGACGGCCTGTGGGCCTACCAGCTCGCCGTGGTGGTGGACGATGCCGCCCAGGGCATCACCCACGTGGTGCGCGGCCAGGACCTGGCAGACAACACCCCGCGCCAGATCTGGCTGCAACAGGCCCTGGGCCTGCCCACCCCGCAGTACCTGCACACACCCCTGGTGCTGGGGCCCAACGGCGAAAAACTCTCCAAACAAAACGGTGCCCAGGCGCTGGACGTGGCGCAGCCGCTGGCGGCGCTGAATGCGGCGGCACAGGTGCTGGGTTTGGCGGCCTGTGGTGGGGATGTAGCCAGCGCCCTGGCGCAATGGGTGGGGCAGTGGAAATGCAAGTGA
- a CDS encoding NAD(P)/FAD-dependent oxidoreductase, with translation MTNKPSATAPRQIAVIGAGMAGIACARTLVQAGHNVSVFDKSRSAGGRMSTRSTSFGTFDHGAQYFTVRDPRFALALETAKGVCKPWSANSVRVLDTFGRVASAALPSRDPHWVPVPGMSGLVKHWAKPLAEDGRLELETHVTRIERDPMNKKQWQLRTTGMPGAADAQHVFSGFDAVVLAMPNPQTVDLLQNSAQAARLVRDIHPVQVAPCWTLMLAFPQAMQPTMAHLGPQWNAARSNHHRIAWLSRESSKPGRGSIERWTVQASAAWSLEHLEDDAPRVQAKLLKAFTEVTGIRAEPAHAAVHRWRYAQTLQPLGRSHLWDEKSSIGACGDWCIGHRVEDAFISGLEMALAIA, from the coding sequence ATGACAAACAAACCCAGTGCTACAGCCCCCCGCCAGATCGCCGTCATCGGTGCAGGCATGGCCGGTATTGCCTGCGCACGCACACTGGTGCAGGCAGGCCACAACGTTTCGGTGTTCGACAAAAGCCGCAGCGCGGGCGGGCGCATGTCGACGCGCAGCACCTCGTTTGGCACGTTTGACCACGGCGCGCAGTACTTCACCGTGCGCGACCCCCGCTTTGCGCTGGCCCTGGAAACCGCCAAAGGCGTGTGCAAACCCTGGAGCGCCAACTCGGTGCGCGTGCTCGACACCTTTGGCCGCGTGGCCTCGGCCGCCCTGCCCTCGCGCGACCCGCACTGGGTGCCGGTGCCGGGCATGAGTGGTTTGGTCAAGCACTGGGCCAAGCCGCTGGCCGAAGACGGTCGCCTGGAACTGGAAACCCACGTGACCCGCATCGAACGCGACCCGATGAACAAAAAGCAATGGCAGCTGCGCACCACCGGCATGCCCGGCGCGGCGGACGCACAGCACGTGTTTTCGGGATTCGATGCCGTAGTGCTGGCCATGCCGAATCCGCAAACCGTGGACCTGCTGCAAAACTCGGCCCAGGCCGCCCGCCTGGTGCGCGACATCCACCCGGTGCAAGTGGCCCCCTGCTGGACGCTGATGCTGGCCTTTCCCCAGGCCATGCAGCCCACCATGGCGCACCTGGGCCCGCAGTGGAACGCAGCCCGCAGCAACCACCACCGCATCGCCTGGCTGTCGCGCGAATCCAGCAAGCCCGGGCGTGGCAGCATCGAGCGCTGGACGGTGCAGGCCAGCGCCGCCTGGTCGCTGGAACACCTGGAAGACGATGCCCCCCGCGTGCAGGCCAAGCTGCTGAAAGCCTTTACCGAGGTCACCGGCATCCGCGCCGAACCCGCCCACGCCGCGGTGCACCGCTGGCGCTATGCCCAAACCCTGCAGCCGCTGGGCCGCAGCCACCTGTGGGACGAAAAATCCAGCATCGGTGCCTGTGGCGACTGGTGCATCGGCCACCGGGTCGAAGACGCTTTCATCTCCGGCCTGGAGATGGCGCTGGCGATTGCCTAA
- a CDS encoding LysR family transcriptional regulator has protein sequence MQTARDVLTPDALSMLVTIHAQGSFAAAARSLGMVPSALTYRVRNIEDALDVLLFDRSSRQAKLTVAGAELLREGQRLLEDIDAVANRVKRVATGWEPQLTIAVDSVISRATVMELCEAFFALNPPTRLKIREEVLHGTLDALVTGLADLAIGVAMENSTNSNILGDRLGDMHFIFAVAPHHPLASQPEPLADSLIQQHRAVAVADSTQRGNALTYGLLGGQDVLTVPSMRAKLEAQLRGLGCGFLPEGLARPYLETGRLVRRAVERPNRILRISYAWRAEASGTHGRALQWWLQQLKSPATRAALLERQQSN, from the coding sequence ATGCAAACTGCCCGCGATGTGCTCACCCCCGACGCCTTGTCCATGCTGGTCACCATCCACGCCCAGGGCAGCTTTGCCGCCGCCGCCCGCAGCCTGGGCATGGTGCCCAGCGCCCTGACCTACCGGGTGCGCAATATCGAGGACGCGCTGGACGTGCTGCTGTTCGACCGCAGTTCGCGCCAGGCCAAGCTGACGGTGGCCGGGGCCGAGCTGCTGCGCGAAGGGCAGCGTCTGCTGGAAGACATCGACGCCGTGGCCAACCGCGTCAAGCGCGTGGCCACCGGCTGGGAGCCGCAGCTCACGATTGCTGTGGACAGCGTGATTTCGCGCGCCACCGTGATGGAACTGTGCGAAGCCTTTTTTGCGCTGAACCCACCGACCCGCCTGAAGATCCGCGAAGAGGTGCTGCATGGCACCCTGGACGCGCTGGTCACCGGCCTGGCCGATCTGGCGATTGGCGTGGCCATGGAAAACTCCACCAACAGCAACATCCTTGGCGACCGGCTGGGCGACATGCACTTCATCTTTGCCGTGGCACCGCACCACCCCCTGGCCAGCCAGCCCGAGCCGCTGGCCGACAGCCTGATCCAACAGCACCGCGCCGTGGCCGTGGCCGATTCCACGCAGCGTGGCAACGCGCTGACCTACGGCCTGCTGGGCGGTCAGGACGTGCTCACCGTACCCAGCATGCGCGCCAAGCTGGAGGCCCAGTTGCGCGGCCTGGGGTGCGGCTTTTTGCCCGAAGGCCTGGCCCGCCCGTATCTGGAAACCGGCCGTTTGGTGCGCCGCGCGGTCGAACGCCCCAACCGCATCCTCCGCATCAGCTACGCCTGGCGCGCCGAGGCCAGCGGCACCCACGGGCGGGCCCTGCAATGGTGGTTGCAGCAGCTCAAAAGCCCAGCCACGCGGGCCGCATTACTGGAGCGGCAACAGAGCAATTGA
- a CDS encoding pirin family protein, with amino-acid sequence MLTLRKSQDRGHADHGWLKSHHSFSFAGYFDEKHMGWGNLRVINDDTITPGAGFGTHGHRDMEIISYVLQGELAHRDTMGNVKGIPPGDVQRMSAGRGVQHSEFNHAADQTTHFLQIWIEPNVKGIAPSYEQKTFAESEKRGLLRLVASPDGAQGSVTLHADARLYAGLLDGTETATLALDPARKSYVHLVRGALEVNGILLSTGDALLIDHETQLSLDHAKQAEVLVFDLAA; translated from the coding sequence ATGCTCACACTTCGCAAATCCCAAGACCGTGGCCACGCCGACCATGGCTGGCTCAAGTCGCACCACAGCTTTTCGTTTGCCGGTTACTTCGACGAAAAGCACATGGGCTGGGGCAACCTGCGCGTGATCAACGACGACACCATCACCCCCGGTGCCGGCTTTGGCACCCACGGCCACCGCGACATGGAAATCATCAGCTACGTGCTGCAAGGCGAGTTGGCGCACCGCGACACCATGGGCAACGTCAAGGGCATTCCGCCCGGCGACGTGCAGCGCATGAGCGCAGGCCGCGGCGTGCAGCACAGCGAGTTCAACCATGCCGCCGACCAGACCACGCACTTTCTGCAAATCTGGATCGAGCCCAACGTCAAAGGCATCGCCCCCAGCTACGAGCAAAAGACCTTTGCCGAGAGCGAAAAGCGGGGCCTGCTGCGCCTGGTAGCCTCGCCCGACGGCGCCCAGGGTTCGGTGACTTTGCACGCCGATGCACGCCTGTACGCCGGGCTGCTCGACGGCACGGAAACCGCTACCCTGGCGCTGGACCCGGCGCGCAAGAGCTATGTGCACCTGGTGCGTGGTGCGCTGGAAGTCAACGGCATCTTGCTTTCCACCGGCGATGCGCTGCTGATCGACCACGAAACCCAGCTCAGCCTGGACCATGCCAAACAGGCCGAAGTCCTGGTCTTTGACCTGGCTGCTTGA
- a CDS encoding DoxX family protein, whose amino-acid sequence MFKTLQNPLSFVGRLLLATLFLPAGISKITGFAGTVGYITSVGLPFPTLAALAAIAVEVLGGLALILGLGTRLAALVLAGFTLVASFFFHAYWAVPAEAVMVTQLLFIKNIAVVGGLLTVAAWGAGAWSLDAKRGG is encoded by the coding sequence ATGTTTAAAACTCTCCAAAACCCCCTGAGCTTTGTTGGCCGCCTGCTGCTGGCCACCCTGTTTTTGCCCGCGGGCATCAGCAAAATCACCGGCTTTGCTGGCACCGTGGGCTACATCACCTCGGTCGGCCTGCCGTTCCCCACGCTGGCCGCGCTGGCGGCCATTGCGGTGGAAGTGCTGGGTGGTCTGGCGCTGATTCTTGGCCTGGGCACCCGCTTGGCAGCGCTGGTGCTGGCCGGGTTCACCCTGGTGGCCAGCTTCTTCTTCCACGCCTACTGGGCCGTGCCCGCTGAAGCCGTGATGGTGACGCAGCTGCTGTTCATCAAAAATATCGCCGTCGTCGGTGGCCTGCTGACCGTGGCCGCCTGGGGTGCCGGTGCCTGGAGCCTGGATGCCAAACGCGGTGGCTGA
- a CDS encoding flavodoxin family protein: MTQTVVVYHSGYGHTQRVAQAVAEGASAELIAIDAEGNVSEAGWASINAADAVIFGTPTYMGGPSWQFKKFADATSKAWFTSAWKDKVFGGFTNSASFSGDKQVTLIYLQTLASQQGGIWVSLGQMPSNTKAATRTDLNNLGGSVGVLVQSPSDSSPAEMSQGDLDTAKHYGKRVADITAKFLA; encoded by the coding sequence ATGACCCAAACTGTTGTTGTGTACCACTCCGGCTACGGCCACACCCAGCGCGTAGCCCAGGCCGTGGCCGAAGGTGCCAGCGCCGAGCTGATCGCCATCGATGCCGAAGGCAATGTGTCTGAAGCCGGTTGGGCCTCGATCAACGCGGCCGATGCCGTCATCTTCGGCACGCCCACCTATATGGGTGGCCCGAGCTGGCAGTTCAAGAAATTTGCCGATGCCACCAGCAAGGCCTGGTTCACCAGCGCCTGGAAAGACAAAGTGTTTGGCGGCTTCACCAACAGCGCCAGCTTCAGCGGCGACAAGCAGGTCACCTTGATCTATCTGCAGACGCTGGCGTCGCAGCAAGGCGGCATCTGGGTCAGCCTGGGCCAAATGCCCAGCAACACCAAGGCCGCAACCCGTACCGACCTGAACAACCTGGGTGGCTCGGTCGGCGTGCTGGTGCAGTCGCCCTCGGACTCCAGCCCCGCTGAAATGTCGCAAGGCGACCTGGACACCGCCAAGCACTACGGCAAACGTGTTGCAGACATCACCGCCAAATTTCTGGCCTAA
- a CDS encoding pirin family protein, with protein MPIALQLTGHAKDLGGGFVVRRVLPAAARQSVGPFLFFDHFGPVTVPPGGGHAVRPHPHIGLATVTYLFEGAMLHSDSLGYVQQIAPGAINWMTAGRGIVHSERPPPAMATTAYTNHGIQLWAALPQAFEEVEPSFTHTPAEAIPELTVGDAQVRVLIGQAWGQTSPVATFAPTLYLDIALPAGGQLDLPPLAQELAVYPVEDGVEVDGTPLAARTLALLQPGVTTQIRATAAVRLLVIGGDPLDGHRFISWNFVSSRKERILQAEGDWQAQRMGQVPGDAEFIPLPEKH; from the coding sequence ATGCCCATCGCCCTGCAACTCACCGGCCATGCCAAAGATTTGGGGGGCGGCTTCGTGGTGCGCCGGGTGCTGCCCGCCGCCGCGCGGCAGTCGGTCGGGCCCTTTTTGTTTTTTGACCACTTCGGTCCCGTGACCGTGCCGCCTGGCGGGGGCCACGCGGTGCGTCCCCACCCGCACATCGGGCTGGCCACGGTCACTTATTTATTTGAAGGCGCGATGCTGCACAGCGACAGCCTGGGCTACGTGCAACAGATCGCGCCGGGCGCCATCAACTGGATGACCGCCGGGCGCGGCATCGTCCATTCCGAGCGGCCACCACCGGCCATGGCCACCACCGCCTACACCAACCACGGCATCCAGCTCTGGGCCGCGCTGCCGCAGGCCTTTGAAGAGGTGGAGCCCAGCTTCACCCACACCCCCGCCGAGGCCATTCCCGAACTGACTGTGGGCGATGCCCAGGTGCGCGTGCTGATCGGCCAGGCCTGGGGCCAGACTTCGCCAGTGGCCACCTTTGCACCCACCCTGTACCTGGACATTGCGCTGCCCGCCGGTGGCCAGCTGGACCTGCCGCCACTGGCGCAGGAGCTGGCGGTGTACCCGGTGGAGGACGGTGTGGAGGTGGACGGCACCCCGCTGGCCGCCCGCACCCTGGCGTTGCTGCAGCCCGGTGTGACCACGCAGATCCGCGCCACCGCTGCCGTTCGCCTGCTGGTGATCGGCGGCGACCCGCTGGACGGCCACCGCTTCATCAGCTGGAACTTCGTCTCCAGCCGCAAAGAGCGCATCCTGCAAGCCGAAGGGGACTGGCAAGCCCAGCGCATGGGGCAGGTGCCGGGGGATGCGGAGTTTATTCCGCTGCCGGAGAAGCATTAG
- a CDS encoding SDR family oxidoreductase, whose amino-acid sequence MDLHLTDKVILVTGGGSGIGGAISLALAQEGAIPVILGKSALGEDFAAQLHALQPKYQFIQLDLQDDAACGAAVAQTMAQFQRIDGLVNNAGINDSVGLDAGRDAFVASLDKNLIHYYVMAHYCVPHLKASRGSIVNISSKTALTGQGDTSGYTASKGAQLSLTREWAASLLKDGVRVNAVIPAEVMTPLYARWISSFDNADEKLRSITSKIPLGQRMTTSEEIARTTVFLLSDAASHTTGQWLFVDGGYTHLDRALS is encoded by the coding sequence ATGGATTTGCATCTCACAGACAAAGTCATCCTCGTCACCGGCGGGGGCAGCGGCATTGGCGGCGCGATCTCGCTGGCGCTGGCGCAAGAGGGGGCGATCCCCGTCATCTTGGGAAAAAGCGCCTTGGGTGAGGACTTCGCGGCCCAGCTCCACGCCTTGCAGCCCAAGTACCAGTTCATCCAGCTCGACCTGCAAGACGATGCCGCCTGCGGTGCCGCCGTGGCGCAGACCATGGCCCAATTCCAGCGCATCGACGGCCTGGTCAACAACGCGGGCATCAACGACAGCGTGGGCCTGGACGCGGGGCGCGACGCGTTTGTGGCCTCGCTGGACAAAAACCTCATCCACTATTACGTGATGGCCCACTACTGCGTGCCGCACCTCAAGGCCTCGCGCGGCTCAATAGTCAACATCTCGTCCAAAACCGCACTCACCGGCCAGGGCGACACCAGCGGCTACACGGCATCCAAGGGCGCGCAACTGTCCCTGACCCGCGAGTGGGCCGCCTCGCTGCTGAAAGACGGCGTGCGCGTCAACGCCGTGATCCCCGCCGAGGTGATGACCCCGCTGTACGCGCGCTGGATCAGCAGCTTCGACAACGCCGACGAGAAACTGCGCAGCATCACCAGCAAGATCCCGCTGGGTCAGCGCATGACCACCTCGGAAGAGATCGCACGCACCACTGTCTTCCTGCTGTCCGATGCCGCCAGCCATACCACCGGGCAGTGGCTGTTTGTGGACGGTGGCTACACGCACCTGGACCGGGCGCTGAGCTGA
- a CDS encoding amidohydrolase, with translation MMQKIDSHQHYWRFEPAAFPWIGPGMAVLAQDRAPADCPMQASGISGSIAVQARTEAAETDFLLSLATHHPQILGVVGWADLASPALEARLDDWAGHSKLCGFRHILQDEPDVAQVVDSPQFRRGVALLQSRQLAYDVLVFAHQMPQVIDFCTAHDAHWLVLDHLGKPPLKNPEQMPQWTQSLKALAALPHMVCKLSGLVTEAAWPFANVADGLPTSVQQAVWNCFDTALEAFGPARLLFGSDWPVCDLAAPYPAVHQLAHTWAAQRLSDSEQTAFWSGNAIRCYGLPSF, from the coding sequence ATGATGCAAAAGATCGACAGCCACCAGCACTACTGGCGCTTCGAGCCTGCGGCCTTTCCGTGGATTGGCCCCGGCATGGCCGTGCTGGCGCAAGACCGGGCCCCCGCCGACTGCCCCATGCAGGCCAGCGGCATCAGCGGCTCCATCGCGGTGCAGGCCCGCACCGAGGCCGCCGAGACGGACTTTCTGCTCAGTCTGGCCACCCACCACCCCCAGATCCTGGGCGTGGTGGGCTGGGCCGACCTGGCCAGCCCCGCGCTGGAAGCCCGGCTCGACGACTGGGCAGGGCATTCCAAACTGTGCGGCTTTCGCCATATCCTGCAAGACGAACCCGATGTGGCCCAGGTGGTGGACAGCCCGCAGTTTCGGCGCGGCGTAGCCCTGCTGCAAAGCCGCCAACTGGCCTACGACGTGCTGGTGTTTGCCCACCAGATGCCGCAGGTCATCGACTTCTGCACGGCCCACGATGCACACTGGCTGGTGCTGGACCACCTGGGCAAACCGCCGCTCAAAAACCCGGAACAGATGCCGCAATGGACCCAGTCGCTGAAAGCACTGGCCGCCCTGCCCCATATGGTGTGCAAGCTCTCAGGCCTGGTGACCGAGGCCGCCTGGCCATTTGCGAATGTTGCCGATGGCCTGCCCACCAGCGTGCAGCAGGCGGTGTGGAACTGCTTCGACACCGCGCTGGAAGCCTTTGGCCCGGCACGCCTGCTGTTCGGCTCCGACTGGCCGGTGTGCGATCTGGCCGCGCCCTACCCCGCTGTGCACCAGCTAGCGCACACTTGGGCGGCTCAACGTCTATCGGATTCCGAACAAACCGCCTTTTGGTCTGGCAACGCCATCCGTTGCTACGGCCTTCCTTCTTTCTGA